The Echinicola rosea genome has a segment encoding these proteins:
- a CDS encoding efflux RND transporter permease subunit has translation MIKLIISALRKPLTVMVALLAIVFFAVLAIRNMSIDIFPKLGTPTIYVAQTYGGLAPNQIEGFMTSYYEYHFLYINGIKEVESKTIQGVSLMKLTFHEGTDMSQALAEVVAQVNRSRAFMPPGTVPPFITRFDGGGAPVGQLVFSSETRSLGEIQDLALFKVRPKFASIPGVSAPPPFGGNQRTVLIKADPSKLRSYNISPEELVMAIAKGNTISPSGNIRTADKLLIANQNTVVSDIQELANIPLKKGSGPAVYVRDVAEVQNGSDVASGYALINGSRSVYIPVTKRASASTWDVVKRIKASLPEMQAAVPDDIKVSYEFDQSGYVINSLKTLSFEGVLGAVLTGLMVLLFLGDRRSALIVVLTIPLAILSAVVCLYLTGQTINIMTLGGLALAIGILVDESTVTIENIHRHQEMGKTKARAILDACKEIALPKLLILISILAVFVPSFFMSGTPRAMFLPLTLAVGFAMIASFLLSQTMVPILSNWFLKDHVPKNEDGKFQRFRNRVTGYTKGITNMGGWAIGIYLVVIIAMLASVWQSTGTEIFPKVNSGQLQVRLRMPDGTRIENTEEKTKKFLEVVDEVVGRENVEITSAFVGIQPPSYPVNTIFLWTSGPHEAVVKIKLKETGQDLDVLKETLRKSIAETIPEMRLSFEPADLVDQVMSQGANTSVEIAVQGKNLVESRKFAEEIKNRIEGLSFMRDVQFGIPLNYPSIDLEYDRVRAGQLGLTIEDISRSVTASTSSSRFTQPNYWLDAGSGNAYQVQVEFPQYMVDQPGDIEKVPLKSENGKTVYVGDVSKWKPATVIGEYDRLNQQRFITITGNLHNKDLGSAIKTLRNEVNAMGEPPAGMSVKFRGLAEPLTQTFDELSTGLLLAVAVIFLLLAASFQSFRLSFAVLSTVPAVIAGSFLLIWISGNTLNIQSFMGSIMAIGVAVANAILFVTIAEQYRKDQRQNPHLEGIKDRLRPILMTSIAMIAGMTPMALGLGEGGEQTAPLGIAVIGGLLFSVFATVFILPSVYWQLTGRKHYKSISLDPDDEQSAYFGQ, from the coding sequence ATGATCAAACTAATAATATCTGCTTTAAGGAAACCTTTAACGGTTATGGTAGCTCTTTTGGCTATCGTGTTTTTTGCTGTGCTGGCTATCCGGAACATGTCGATCGATATATTCCCGAAGCTGGGTACACCCACTATATATGTGGCTCAAACGTATGGAGGTTTGGCTCCCAACCAAATAGAGGGTTTTATGACCTCCTACTACGAATATCATTTCCTTTACATTAATGGGATTAAGGAGGTGGAAAGCAAAACAATCCAGGGTGTATCCCTGATGAAGCTCACCTTTCATGAAGGAACCGATATGTCTCAGGCCCTGGCGGAAGTAGTGGCCCAGGTCAACCGGTCCAGGGCATTTATGCCTCCGGGTACCGTACCCCCTTTTATTACCCGTTTTGACGGAGGAGGCGCACCGGTAGGCCAATTGGTTTTTAGCAGTGAAACCCGGTCCTTGGGTGAAATACAAGATCTGGCGCTTTTTAAAGTACGCCCCAAATTTGCTTCTATCCCGGGCGTGTCAGCTCCTCCTCCCTTTGGCGGAAACCAGCGTACGGTGCTCATCAAGGCAGACCCTTCCAAGCTGCGTAGTTACAACATCAGCCCGGAAGAACTGGTTATGGCCATTGCCAAAGGCAACACCATATCTCCCTCGGGCAACATCCGGACAGCGGACAAACTCTTGATCGCAAATCAGAATACGGTGGTTAGTGATATTCAGGAACTGGCCAATATTCCCTTGAAGAAAGGGTCCGGTCCAGCAGTATATGTAAGGGATGTGGCCGAAGTACAAAATGGATCTGATGTAGCATCAGGCTATGCTCTGATCAATGGCAGCCGTTCGGTGTATATTCCTGTAACCAAACGGGCGAGCGCCTCCACTTGGGATGTCGTCAAGCGCATAAAGGCAAGCCTGCCGGAAATGCAGGCGGCTGTGCCGGATGACATCAAAGTAAGTTATGAATTTGATCAGTCGGGTTACGTGATCAACTCCCTGAAAACCCTGTCCTTTGAAGGGGTATTGGGAGCAGTGCTTACCGGCTTAATGGTATTGCTGTTCCTGGGTGACAGGCGCAGTGCACTCATTGTGGTTCTCACCATACCGCTTGCCATATTATCGGCAGTAGTGTGCCTCTATCTGACCGGACAGACAATCAATATCATGACATTAGGCGGACTGGCACTGGCGATAGGTATTCTCGTAGATGAATCGACTGTGACGATTGAAAATATCCACCGGCATCAGGAAATGGGCAAGACGAAGGCCCGGGCCATTCTGGATGCCTGCAAAGAAATTGCCTTGCCCAAACTCCTCATCCTGATCAGCATCCTTGCCGTATTTGTCCCGTCCTTTTTTATGAGCGGCACGCCCCGGGCCATGTTCTTACCGCTTACGCTGGCGGTAGGTTTTGCCATGATCGCCTCTTTTCTGCTTTCTCAAACCATGGTACCCATTCTTTCCAATTGGTTTTTGAAAGATCATGTTCCTAAAAACGAAGATGGAAAGTTTCAACGGTTTAGAAACCGGGTAACAGGATATACAAAAGGTATCACAAACATGGGCGGATGGGCCATCGGTATTTACCTGGTAGTCATTATTGCTATGCTTGCGTCCGTTTGGCAGTCTACCGGCACAGAGATATTTCCAAAAGTAAACTCCGGACAGTTGCAAGTCCGGTTAAGGATGCCCGATGGCACCCGTATCGAAAACACTGAAGAGAAAACAAAAAAATTCCTGGAGGTAGTAGACGAGGTGGTGGGTAGAGAAAATGTAGAGATCACTTCAGCATTTGTCGGCATCCAGCCTCCGAGCTACCCGGTCAATACTATTTTTCTATGGACAAGTGGTCCGCATGAGGCAGTTGTCAAGATCAAGCTGAAAGAAACAGGACAAGACTTGGACGTCCTCAAAGAAACCCTCAGGAAAAGCATAGCGGAAACCATACCTGAAATGCGCCTCTCTTTCGAACCTGCTGACCTGGTAGACCAGGTGATGAGCCAGGGGGCCAATACATCGGTGGAAATTGCCGTGCAGGGTAAAAACCTTGTTGAATCACGAAAATTTGCTGAAGAAATAAAGAACAGAATAGAAGGGTTATCTTTTATGCGGGATGTACAGTTTGGCATTCCGTTGAACTATCCTTCCATTGACCTGGAGTACGACCGTGTACGTGCCGGCCAGTTGGGCCTTACCATTGAAGACATCAGCCGGTCGGTAACGGCCTCCACTTCTTCCAGCCGTTTCACCCAGCCCAATTACTGGCTGGATGCCGGATCGGGTAATGCTTATCAAGTGCAGGTAGAGTTTCCACAATATATGGTAGATCAACCCGGTGATATCGAAAAGGTGCCGCTTAAATCGGAAAATGGAAAAACCGTCTATGTGGGTGACGTGAGCAAATGGAAACCGGCTACCGTGATTGGGGAATACGACCGCCTTAACCAGCAACGGTTCATCACCATCACAGGAAACCTGCATAACAAAGACCTGGGAAGCGCCATTAAAACCCTACGTAATGAGGTGAATGCAATGGGTGAACCACCTGCCGGGATGAGTGTTAAATTCAGAGGACTCGCAGAACCTCTCACCCAAACCTTTGATGAACTGAGCACCGGCCTTTTGCTGGCAGTAGCTGTAATATTTCTGCTACTGGCAGCCAGCTTTCAGTCGTTCCGGCTTTCCTTCGCAGTGCTATCTACTGTTCCTGCCGTCATAGCCGGATCCTTCCTTCTTATCTGGATAAGTGGGAACACGCTCAATATTCAATCTTTCATGGGCAGTATCATGGCCATAGGGGTGGCGGTGGCCAATGCCATTTTATTTGTCACCATAGCCGAGCAATATCGGAAAGATCAAAGACAAAACCCACACCTGGAAGGAATAAAGGATCGGTTGAGACCCATACTCATGACCAGCATTGCCATGATAGCTGGTATGACTCCTATGGCGCTTGGACTGGGCGAGGGAGGCGAGCAAACCGCCCCACTGGGGATAGCCGTGATTGGCGGGTTGCTGTTTTCCGTGTTTGCCACCGTGTTCATCCTGCCTTCCGTTTACTGGCAACTTACGGGAAGAAAACACTATAAGAGCATATCACTCGATCCGGACGATGAGCAGAGCGCCTATTTTGGACAGTAG
- a CDS encoding TolC family protein: MVRIFKIPLLVAIITFAWTNVHSQTQVPIKQLLETATKNYPAILAAEAQKEASGERVKSTRRTIIPDINASAQANYSTYNNLTGMFYPEYILPVSGPPSTENLNNMVWGSAAGLLMKWEPYTFGRRGNEIKAAESTYEAGVAMKSLTLLEHNVQLSSTYLDYLLALQILDVLESDRKRAEANYEQAVSLATSGLVSGVDTARFHTELSKTKIKILQQQNILHEYKATLSELVAADLPENLVDSTFFRILPQLLGDTEMIHPREQLAIAEWKTSQFQYKAEKLSWLPTLSVLGTAYGRGSGVQLSNNGTTFVDNPSDGFNINRFNYGIGVQLAIPLTQISRYQTQWKAKELEAEADKQKLEEVRLALNKQKSVADNTLITALAIAGETPVQFQDARYAYEAIQSQYQAGLITFTELIEARNELVTAEIELRRSYWEAWKALLYVAAINGNLEIFLNQL; encoded by the coding sequence ATGGTTCGAATATTCAAGATCCCCCTGCTAGTAGCCATCATTACCTTTGCCTGGACGAATGTACATTCCCAGACCCAGGTTCCTATAAAACAGCTACTGGAAACAGCCACAAAAAACTACCCCGCAATTCTTGCCGCAGAGGCACAAAAGGAGGCATCCGGAGAAAGGGTCAAATCCACCAGGCGTACAATTATACCCGATATTAATGCTTCTGCCCAGGCCAACTATTCGACTTATAACAACCTCACCGGGATGTTCTATCCTGAATACATTTTACCGGTGAGCGGTCCCCCATCTACTGAGAATCTCAACAATATGGTCTGGGGTTCGGCTGCCGGTTTGCTCATGAAATGGGAGCCTTACACCTTCGGACGCAGAGGCAATGAGATAAAAGCAGCCGAAAGCACCTATGAGGCCGGGGTGGCCATGAAAAGCCTTACGCTATTGGAACATAACGTGCAATTATCTAGCACCTACCTGGATTACCTCCTCGCCCTTCAAATCCTGGATGTACTGGAAAGCGATCGGAAAAGAGCCGAAGCAAATTACGAACAAGCCGTAAGCCTGGCTACTTCCGGATTGGTTTCGGGGGTGGATACGGCACGTTTTCATACCGAACTATCCAAGACGAAAATTAAGATCCTGCAACAACAAAATATCCTTCATGAATATAAAGCAACACTGTCGGAATTGGTTGCGGCTGATTTACCTGAAAACCTGGTGGATTCGACCTTTTTTAGAATATTACCACAGTTATTAGGAGATACAGAAATGATCCATCCGAGAGAACAGTTGGCTATAGCCGAGTGGAAAACATCACAATTCCAATATAAAGCGGAGAAACTAAGCTGGCTGCCCACCCTAAGTGTATTGGGTACTGCTTATGGTCGTGGTTCCGGTGTGCAGCTCAGCAACAACGGCACCACCTTTGTCGATAACCCGTCTGACGGATTTAATATCAACCGGTTCAATTATGGCATTGGTGTACAACTTGCCATACCGCTGACCCAGATCAGCCGCTATCAAACCCAGTGGAAAGCAAAGGAACTGGAAGCTGAAGCCGATAAACAGAAACTGGAAGAAGTTCGCCTGGCCCTCAACAAGCAAAAGTCCGTTGCTGATAACACATTAATCACTGCACTGGCCATTGCCGGGGAAACACCTGTACAATTCCAGGATGCCCGTTATGCGTATGAAGCCATACAATCCCAGTACCAGGCAGGGCTGATAACCTTTACGGAGCTGATTGAAGCCCGGAATGAGCTGGTAACAGCAGAAATCGAACTTCGAAGATCCTATTGGGAAGCCTGGAAAGCATTACTGTATGTAGCCGCCATAAATGGTAACCTGGAAATCTTTTTAAACCAATTGTAG
- the chrA gene encoding chromate efflux transporter yields MIDKQVSYKEALKVWVKVAIYSFGGPAGQIAVMHKILVEEKKWISENRFLHALNYCMLLPGPEAQQLATYIGWLLHKTKGGLVAGLLFILPGFISILILSILYAAYRDVGIVEAIFFGIKPAVLAIVIGAVIKIGKRALKNEVMIIMAALAFVAIFFFEVDFPYIIIVAGLTGFIGGRIWEEKFHVIKGHEAKSDQENNYFIDSYIQPVKPSIKKTVKTVLLFITLWALPLVLIALWIGTENIFFSEGLFFSKTAVVTFGGAYAVLAYIAQKAVEDYGWLKSGEMLDGLGMAESTPGPLIQVVQFVGFMGAYRLSGTMDPLLAGILASLLVTWTTFVPCFLFIFTGAPYIEYLRGNKNVTTALSGITAAVVGVVLNLGVWFAIHTLFGKVNESHSLGIRWMMPEWSTINIPSLVIGLIAAFVYFILKWDMLKTILVSIICGILYYFIL; encoded by the coding sequence ATGATCGATAAACAGGTCTCCTATAAAGAAGCCCTAAAAGTGTGGGTTAAAGTTGCCATCTACAGTTTTGGAGGCCCGGCCGGTCAAATTGCCGTGATGCACAAAATATTGGTAGAAGAAAAAAAATGGATCAGCGAGAACCGTTTCTTACATGCATTGAATTATTGCATGTTGTTGCCGGGCCCTGAAGCACAACAACTGGCCACTTACATCGGTTGGCTATTGCACAAGACCAAAGGAGGACTGGTTGCCGGATTACTGTTTATCCTGCCGGGATTCATCTCCATTCTAATCCTGAGTATTCTTTATGCAGCCTACAGGGACGTAGGAATCGTTGAAGCCATATTTTTTGGTATAAAGCCAGCAGTGCTGGCCATCGTTATTGGTGCGGTCATCAAAATAGGTAAAAGGGCGCTAAAAAATGAAGTGATGATAATAATGGCTGCACTGGCATTTGTGGCCATATTTTTCTTCGAGGTGGATTTTCCTTACATCATTATTGTGGCAGGGCTGACCGGTTTTATTGGTGGCAGAATTTGGGAAGAAAAATTTCATGTAATAAAAGGACATGAGGCCAAATCGGATCAGGAGAATAATTATTTCATTGACAGTTATATTCAGCCCGTTAAGCCTTCAATAAAGAAAACAGTCAAAACAGTTTTGCTGTTCATAACCTTATGGGCACTGCCGTTAGTACTGATCGCCCTGTGGATAGGAACAGAAAATATTTTCTTTTCGGAAGGCCTGTTTTTCAGCAAAACGGCTGTGGTCACCTTTGGTGGTGCCTATGCAGTGTTGGCTTATATAGCCCAGAAAGCTGTGGAGGATTACGGCTGGCTCAAAAGTGGGGAAATGCTTGACGGATTGGGCATGGCAGAATCCACCCCCGGGCCGCTCATTCAGGTTGTGCAATTTGTCGGGTTTATGGGAGCTTATCGTTTATCTGGTACGATGGATCCACTTCTGGCCGGAATCTTAGCTTCCTTACTGGTAACCTGGACTACTTTTGTGCCTTGCTTCCTGTTTATATTTACCGGAGCTCCCTATATTGAGTATTTAAGAGGCAATAAAAACGTCACTACTGCCTTGTCCGGAATTACGGCTGCTGTTGTAGGAGTCGTGCTCAACCTTGGCGTGTGGTTCGCTATCCATACACTTTTTGGAAAAGTAAACGAAAGCCATTCCCTGGGGATAAGGTGGATGATGCCTGAGTGGTCTACAATTAACATCCCTTCACTGGTAATCGGACTTATTGCTGCATTTGTTTATTTCATCCTGAAATGGGACATGCTGAAAACAATCCTGGTCAGTATAATATGCGGCATCCTGTATTATTTTATATTGTAA
- a CDS encoding superoxide dismutase, which produces MMNRKDFLRNSAILGGASILPINNVFSQNVTENGMDKLVDSNGNFIQKSLPYNKTFLEPHMDEETLHLHYEFHHGGAVKGANKDLENIKKHLQSGEMDQVDMWTRKLAYHFSSHVLHSIFWSNLTNKKTQPKAELLKQIEKDFGSFDNLKAYISKISKSVEGSGWGILGYQPYSQSLTLLQCENHQKLTQWGVVPLLVIDVWEHAYYLKYKNKRAEFVDTVLEIINWDNVAERFVTAKKLHG; this is translated from the coding sequence ATGATGAACAGAAAGGATTTTCTCAGGAATTCGGCAATATTGGGTGGAGCGAGCATCCTTCCCATCAACAACGTTTTTTCACAGAATGTAACAGAAAATGGCATGGATAAACTGGTGGACAGCAATGGTAATTTCATCCAAAAATCGCTTCCATATAACAAGACATTCTTAGAACCACACATGGATGAAGAAACCCTGCACCTGCATTATGAATTCCATCATGGAGGAGCAGTAAAAGGGGCGAATAAAGACCTGGAAAACATCAAAAAACACCTTCAATCAGGCGAGATGGATCAAGTAGATATGTGGACTCGTAAGCTGGCCTATCATTTTTCAAGTCATGTCCTGCATTCCATATTCTGGTCTAATCTGACCAATAAAAAAACACAGCCCAAAGCGGAATTACTGAAACAGATAGAGAAAGACTTTGGCTCTTTTGATAACCTGAAAGCATACATCTCCAAAATTTCCAAATCTGTAGAAGGGAGTGGCTGGGGAATATTGGGCTATCAGCCCTACTCACAATCCCTCACTTTACTGCAATGCGAAAACCACCAGAAGCTCACGCAGTGGGGTGTGGTTCCCCTGTTGGTCATTGATGTATGGGAACATGCTTATTACCTGAAATACAAAAACAAGAGGGCAGAATTTGTCGACACTGTATTGGAAATTATCAATTGGGACAATGTGGCAGAACGGTTTGTAACAGCTAAAAAATTACACGGATAA
- a CDS encoding sensor histidine kinase — translation MKLLTYTSRIQLLYFLMLFGIFSILFYLVLSWNVLQNVDEVLYNRKVNLLAYLEQNPEAPFKEDNPLDDFTFYLVEEAAFQERYESYTDTLIYEPVDDEFDEYRMLNTFVRLHGKHYRLEIIKPHLEAAEMIGTIAITLGSLFLALLLSFYVSQRVISRKIWGPFFEILEKLRLFRFDKQEFPALPSTHIDEFRMLNEAVNELTRKNMEVFESQKQFIENASHEMQTPLSVIQSRLEGLIGQAELTQEQAEIVEGIIGSTQRLKKLNKTLLLLSKIENRQFLLSEQVDINTIISRSMEYYEEQKAALNISVKTEIQNNLIVQGNTMLAEILVQNLLKNAFLHNRENGTVNIQTKERKFMIANTGHEKQETGTVLEKDKLFSRFYKQSGNPDTWGLGLAIARKIADTSGWELHYREEEGLHIFEVDFG, via the coding sequence ATGAAGCTGCTTACTTACACCTCCCGCATTCAATTGCTTTATTTCCTGATGCTTTTCGGAATTTTTTCCATATTGTTTTACCTGGTGCTAAGCTGGAACGTACTTCAAAATGTAGATGAAGTGTTGTACAACCGTAAAGTCAACCTACTGGCTTACCTTGAACAAAACCCTGAAGCACCGTTTAAAGAGGACAATCCGCTGGACGATTTCACTTTTTATCTTGTTGAAGAAGCTGCTTTTCAGGAAAGATACGAAAGTTATACCGATACCCTCATTTATGAGCCTGTTGATGACGAGTTCGATGAGTACCGCATGCTGAACACTTTTGTGAGACTACATGGCAAACATTACCGGCTGGAAATCATAAAACCTCACCTGGAAGCGGCTGAAATGATCGGAACCATTGCTATCACGCTGGGATCTTTGTTCCTGGCCCTGTTGCTTTCTTTTTATGTATCCCAGCGCGTTATCTCCCGGAAAATATGGGGCCCGTTTTTCGAAATACTCGAAAAACTCCGGCTCTTTCGATTTGATAAACAAGAATTTCCTGCACTGCCATCTACACATATTGATGAGTTCCGGATGCTGAATGAAGCTGTGAATGAGCTGACCCGGAAAAATATGGAAGTGTTTGAAAGCCAGAAGCAATTTATCGAAAATGCTTCCCATGAAATGCAAACACCCCTGTCTGTTATCCAGTCTAGGTTGGAAGGGCTTATCGGACAGGCAGAACTCACACAAGAGCAGGCGGAAATTGTGGAAGGCATTATCGGCTCCACACAGCGCTTAAAAAAATTGAACAAAACCCTGCTGCTCTTATCTAAAATCGAAAACCGGCAGTTTCTCCTTTCAGAACAGGTTGATATAAACACAATAATCAGCCGATCAATGGAATATTATGAAGAACAGAAAGCTGCCCTGAATATATCGGTGAAAACGGAAATACAAAATAATTTGATCGTGCAGGGTAATACGATGCTTGCCGAGATACTGGTACAGAACCTGCTTAAAAATGCATTTCTGCATAACAGGGAAAATGGCACGGTGAACATTCAAACAAAAGAGAGAAAGTTCATGATTGCCAATACAGGGCATGAAAAACAAGAAACAGGGACGGTATTAGAAAAAGACAAATTATTCAGCCGTTTTTACAAACAATCGGGTAATCCCGATACCTGGGGGCTAGGGTTGGCAATTGCCCGCAAGATAGCCGATACAAGTGGGTGGGAGCTTCATTACCGTGAAGAAGAAGGGTTGCACATTTTTGAAGTGGATTTCGGGTAA
- a CDS encoding response regulator transcription factor, whose amino-acid sequence MKLLIVEDEPQLLKSLEEFASEEGFIYDSVTGLQSAMERISLYEYDCIILDINLPDGSGFDLLETLHKNGKTDGVIILSARNSLDDKLKGLGLGADDYLTKPFYFSELNARIKAIIRRKQFKTNKLVRFANLVIEPDQYLVGVNDLENLISFTKKEYAILTHLINNHKRVISKVSLAEYIWGDYVDEAQSFDFLFSQIRNLKRKLKDAGAQLEINNIYGVGYQIQAL is encoded by the coding sequence ATGAAGTTGTTAATTGTCGAAGATGAGCCGCAATTGTTAAAAAGCCTGGAAGAGTTTGCTTCCGAAGAAGGGTTTATTTATGATTCTGTAACAGGGCTTCAGTCTGCTATGGAGCGTATTTCCCTTTATGAATATGATTGCATAATACTGGACATTAACCTTCCTGATGGTAGCGGATTTGATCTGCTGGAAACACTTCATAAGAATGGAAAGACGGACGGGGTGATCATCCTCTCAGCACGAAACTCGCTGGATGACAAATTGAAAGGCTTGGGACTTGGGGCTGATGACTACCTCACCAAGCCGTTCTATTTTTCGGAACTCAATGCCCGGATAAAAGCCATCATCCGCAGAAAACAATTCAAAACCAACAAACTTGTCCGCTTTGCAAACCTGGTTATAGAACCGGACCAGTATCTGGTCGGGGTAAACGACCTTGAAAATCTTATTTCATTTACAAAAAAGGAGTATGCTATTCTTACACACCTGATCAATAATCATAAGCGGGTGATCTCCAAAGTATCGCTGGCCGAATATATTTGGGGCGACTATGTGGATGAGGCCCAAAGTTTTGATTTTCTGTTCTCTCAGATCAGGAACCTCAAAAGAAAGCTGAAAGATGCCGGGGCACAGCTAGAAATCAACAACATCTATGGGGTAGGTTATCAAATCCAGGCATTATGA
- a CDS encoding tyrosine-type recombinase/integrase: protein MTDNKRVKSEREVILSLDLDTRRTKSNGLFPLKIRLYSVATKKNKYYGTGYDMNTETYKKVFETVRPRKEEKALREEIQSLLLDYKRVAESIEDFTFDKFEETLFKPKGDVLDVFYQYELKIQELEEKNKLGTKESYLFSLKSIQRFLKATKNRVPKQLYFSEITPRFLEKYESWMISNGKSRSSVGIYLRPLRHIFNKANPSNYPFGKDGYTIPKGRNKKKAINKEGLKKLFESNPQNDFQQKAKDFWFFSYVCKGMNMKDIIYLKWKQVNRNHLEFIREKTKDTSDSQLIIRVPLSDFSKKVIKKYGGRQKGQEDYVFPVLNHQMNEEEKFKAKQNFTRLVNQHMKRFAKHAGFEEDISTYWARHSFATMAIRKNASIEYVGESLGHSDIKTTKAYIDSILDEKSDQKLIDGMMDFD from the coding sequence ATGACAGACAATAAGAGAGTTAAATCAGAAAGAGAGGTTATTTTATCTCTTGATCTGGACACAAGACGGACAAAGTCCAATGGACTATTCCCTTTGAAGATAAGATTGTACTCTGTAGCTACCAAGAAAAACAAATATTATGGGACTGGTTATGATATGAATACGGAAACCTACAAGAAGGTCTTTGAAACAGTAAGACCTCGTAAAGAGGAAAAAGCTCTTAGGGAGGAAATTCAATCCTTACTGTTAGACTACAAACGAGTTGCCGAATCCATAGAAGATTTTACTTTTGATAAATTTGAGGAAACCCTATTTAAACCCAAAGGTGATGTCTTGGATGTCTTTTACCAATACGAGCTCAAAATCCAGGAATTGGAAGAAAAAAATAAATTGGGTACCAAGGAGAGCTACTTGTTTAGCTTAAAATCAATCCAAAGGTTTTTAAAAGCCACCAAAAACAGGGTTCCTAAACAATTGTATTTTTCTGAAATTACTCCCCGGTTTTTAGAAAAGTACGAAAGCTGGATGATCTCAAATGGAAAATCAAGATCATCTGTAGGGATTTACCTTAGACCCCTTAGGCATATCTTCAATAAAGCCAATCCTTCAAATTATCCTTTTGGGAAAGATGGATACACCATACCCAAAGGAAGAAACAAAAAGAAAGCCATTAACAAAGAAGGATTAAAGAAACTATTTGAATCCAATCCACAAAATGACTTCCAACAGAAAGCCAAAGACTTTTGGTTTTTCTCCTACGTCTGCAAAGGCATGAACATGAAAGATATCATCTACCTCAAATGGAAGCAAGTAAACAGGAATCATTTGGAATTTATAAGAGAAAAGACAAAAGACACCTCAGATTCCCAATTGATTATTCGAGTACCCCTTTCCGATTTCTCTAAAAAAGTAATCAAGAAATATGGAGGTAGACAAAAAGGGCAAGAAGATTATGTTTTCCCTGTGCTCAATCATCAAATGAATGAAGAGGAAAAATTCAAAGCGAAGCAAAACTTCACTAGATTAGTAAACCAACACATGAAGCGTTTTGCAAAACATGCCGGATTTGAAGAGGATATCAGTACCTATTGGGCAAGGCACAGCTTTGCTACCATGGCCATCAGGAAAAATGCATCAATTGAATATGTCGGTGAATCGCTAGGCCATTCTGATATTAAGACCACCAAAGCTTACATTGATAGTATTCTGGATGAGAAAAGTGATCAGAAATTAATTGATGGGATGATGGATTTTGACTAA
- a CDS encoding JAB domain-containing protein: MISKFIGIEIKYSPSYSSSPPLLLQNGYVLSYQPQVKLSEVPKITSSKEAYNVLLENWDKSKLQFVEQFKVILLNRSNRVLGIVNISTGGTPGTIADPKLVFAAALKANSSGLIMDKAQIFANKKATYDYKL; this comes from the coding sequence GTGATTTCAAAATTCATTGGCATAGAAATAAAATATTCTCCTTCATACAGCTCCTCTCCACCTCTGCTTTTACAAAATGGATATGTTCTTAGTTACCAACCTCAAGTCAAACTTTCCGAAGTTCCGAAGATAACTTCTTCCAAAGAAGCCTATAACGTACTTTTGGAAAACTGGGACAAATCAAAGCTCCAATTCGTGGAGCAGTTTAAAGTCATTTTACTTAACCGATCCAACAGGGTATTGGGAATAGTCAACATATCGACTGGTGGAACTCCCGGAACAATCGCTGACCCTAAACTTGTCTTTGCTGCAGCTTTAAAGGCCAACTCTTCAGGACTGATCATGGATAAAGCGCAGATTTTTGCAAATAAAAAAGCCACTTACGATTATAAATTGTAA
- a CDS encoding DUF5615 family PIN-like protein: MKVLFDQNVSFRIVNLLKDHYAEAKQVKLLGLENARDLEIWEYAKQNNYTIVTFDADFYELANIKGHPPKIIWLRMGNTSTKSIAEIMISMITAIADCFLKVEKTNSIKKP, translated from the coding sequence ATGAAAGTATTGTTTGACCAAAATGTTTCTTTCCGGATAGTTAACCTTTTAAAAGACCATTACGCAGAAGCCAAACAGGTTAAGTTGCTCGGATTGGAAAATGCCAGGGATTTGGAAATCTGGGAATACGCAAAACAAAACAATTATACAATTGTAACTTTTGATGCTGACTTTTATGAATTGGCAAATATCAAGGGGCATCCACCTAAAATCATATGGTTGAGAATGGGTAACACCTCCACCAAAAGTATAGCTGAAATAATGATAAGCATGATAACTGCGATAGCTGATTGTTTTCTTAAAGTGGAAAAGACAAATAGCATTAAAAAGCCCTGA
- a CDS encoding DUF433 domain-containing protein, translated as MIDYKAYITIDPNIRFGKPVIKGSRIAVYDVLSWLANGMIYEEIMEDFPEISKEHIQACLAYAADREHKIRVA; from the coding sequence ATAATAGATTACAAAGCATATATCACCATCGATCCCAATATCCGATTTGGAAAACCAGTCATTAAAGGAAGTAGAATAGCGGTATATGATGTTCTAAGCTGGCTGGCCAATGGAATGATTTATGAAGAGATAATGGAAGATTTTCCCGAAATAAGCAAGGAACATATCCAGGCCTGTCTTGCCTATGCTGCTGACAGGGAGCATAAAATCCGGGTAGCTTGA